GAATAGCCGGTGACCTCCGCGCCCAGCCGGTCCAGCCAGAGCGACAGCCAGCTTCCCTTGAATCCGGTATGGCCGGTGATCAGGACCTTGCGTCCGCGATAATAGCCCTGAAACACGCTCAGCCGACCGCCCAGGGCGCCTTGCCGGCGGACCACAGATCGTTGAGGTAGGTCCAATCGCGTGCGGTATCCATGCACTGCCAGAAGCCGTCATGGCGATAGAGCATCAGCTCGCCGGCCGCCGTCGCCTCGATCAGCGGTTCGCGCTCCAGCATCACGTCATCATCCTTGTCGGCGATGAAGCGGTCGAGAAATTCGGGGTTCATCACCATAAAGCCGCCATTGATGAAGCGATCGGTGACATTCGGCTTCTCGGCCCAATCGACGACCTGATTGCCTTCCAGCTGCAGCTCACCGAAGCGCCCCGGGGGGATGACGCCGGTCATCGTGACCAGCTTGCCATGCGCCCGATGGAAGGCCGCCAGCGCGGTCAGATCGACATCCGACACGCCGTCGCCATAAGTCAGCATGAACGGCTCGCCCGGCGTGAGGTGCCGCGCGATGCGGCGCAAGCGGCCTGCGGTCGCGGTTTCCGCCCCCGTTTCGGCAATGGTGACGGTCCAATCGTCACCGTCCAGTTGATGCGGGTGATAGTGCGTGACCGGTTGTTCGCCGAGCCGCACCGTTACGTCGCACCGTTGCGCGTGATAATTGAGGAAGTAGCTCTTGATCGACCAGCTAAGATGGCCGGCGCACAGCACGAATTCCTTGAAACCATGCCGGGCATAGCTGCGCATGATGTGGAGCAGGATCGGATCCCCGCCGACCAGCGCCATCGGTTTCGGAACGGCGTTGCCGGTGACCTCGCCCAGACGCGTTCCCTTGCCACCGCACAGAATGACGACTTTCAACAGGCTTCCCCCAAAGGCGGTACGGCCCCCGCGCGATAGCCTGGGCGATTAACGTCTGCGCGGTCGAGTTACAACTCTATCGTGACATTTCCCGTTGCGATTCTGCGGCGTGATTCAACGCCGTGCCATGCCGGCAAGCACGATCCGGTCGATCGGCGTCGGACGTCGCAAATGCGCCATACCGAAGTGTACCGCCTCCGCCATCCCGGTGCCAAAACGTTCCGGGCCCCAAGCGTTTACGCGCGCGCAGCCCGCGACCGCCAGCGCCGTGGCGCGCGCTCGATCGGTCAAGCGATCGAGCGCGCGCGTGATCGCAGCGGTGTCGAGCGGATCGAACAGCAGGCCGGTCACGCCGTCCTCGACCAGCACCTCGGCGCATCCGCAACGCTTGGATATCGCGACCGGCAGACCGCTCGCCATCGCCTCGTTGACAACCAACCCCCATTGCTCGGTGGTTGAGGCGTGCACGAAGGCGCCGGCGGTGCCGTAAAACTGTGGCAGTTCGTCGATCTGGCGGAAGCCTGGCATCAACACATGCGCGGTGAGACCCAGTGCCGTGCGCTGCGCCTCCAACGCCCCGCGAAGCTCGCCATCGCCCAGCAGCACCAGCGGCCAATCCGCCGGATCGTCGCTGCGTCCGCGCCGGAAGGCGGCATAAGCATCGAGCAGCCGCGCGAGGTTCTTTTTTTCGATGAAGCGGTTGGAGGTGAGAAAGTAGCGGCCGCGGATGGCCTCGGGCAAGCCACCGGGCATGGTCGTGGCGGCGGCGGCCTGCGCGAAATAGGCATTGTCGACCGCGTTATAGCCGCGGAAGATCGCCGCTTTGTCGAGCCCCAGATCGACGAGATAGCGCGCTTGCGAATCGCTCGTCACCAATCCCGCGCTATAATGCGCGACGATTCGACGCTTGACCCATTCCGCGACCGGTTTACGCGCGAAATCCCACGCGTTCGTCTCCGACATCAGGATCGCCGGAATGGACCTTTCCCGTGCCCAGATCAGGCTTGCAAAGGCCGCGCGCGACGACCAGCCGGGCAGCGCGATTGCATCGACCTCGAGCGGCGCAAGCTTGGCGTCCAGTTCCGCGATGACGTCGCGCAACCCGCCCGATCCGGCAAGCGGCAGATAGTGTAGCGGGGCAGGCACGGCGGGCTTGTCCCAGGCATATTCGGTCCCGCCCGGCGTCGCCTCGACCGCCACGATATCGAGCCGCGCGCTCGCGCCGAGCATACGCGCGATATGGTACGGCCCGAAATTGTCGAACAGGATTGCGACGCGGGTCATCGCGGCAGCGTCGTTTCGGGGGCTGTGGTCCCCTCAACCCGACGATAGACCGCCTCCACGCCGCGCGCCATCGTCGCGATGTCAAAGCGCGCGGCAATGGTCGCACGGTCCTGCGCCAGGGCCTCGGTTGGCGCGGTGCGGCTGGTCGCCAAGTCTCGAATGATCGCGGCCGCTGCCGTCATGTCGCCCGGCGTCACTCGGTACGCACTGCGCAAGGTCGCCGCCACCTCGCTGCCGCCCGAATCGTTGGCGTAGCTGATCGACGGTACGCCGCGCTGCACCGCCTCAAGAAACACCAGGCCGAACGGCTCGCGATGCGAGAAGATGGCGACGATATCGAGTGTATCCCACGCCGCAGCAATATCCACGACATAGCCGTGGAACACGATGCGGTGATCGATGCCGCGCGCAGCGGCGCGGGTGCGCGCTTCGGCCAGATCGACCCCGTCGCCATAAACCGCAAAAACGAGCCGCTCGTCCGCCGCGAGCAATTCGACCAGATCGAGAAAGTCGAAAATACCCTTCTCCGCGACGACGCGGCCCGCGAAGCCGACCGTGAAACGCGCTGCAGAGCGCAGATTGGTCGGTGGCGCTTCCGGGCCAATCACCACGCCGTTGTGAACCACGTCGAGCGTCTCGGCACGGACCGTGCCGGTCGCGATCAGGGCGCGGCCGATCGAATGCGAAATCGCGATGTGTCGCTTGGCAAACCAGCCCTGCAGCCGACGCGACAAGCGCTTTTTCCACGTGAGTTCATCGTCGCAATAGACATGGGCATGCGCGATCCAGCGCTGCGAGCCGCTGAGCGCGATCAGGCTCGCCGCCCAGATCGGCTCGCAATGGGTGTGGACGATCGCGCCGCGCGCGCCGAACAGAGTGATCAACAGACGGAGTGGTGCGATCGGCCCGGCGATGCTCCGCGTGACGGCGCCCAACCCATAGTCTCTGGCTATCGCACGAACGCGCTCACCGCGCCCCAGGCACAGCATCGTAACCCGTCTGCCCTGCGCAACCTGCTCCCGCGCGAGCATCGGGACGAGCGCCTGAATCCCGCCCCACGGCTCCGACGGCACGATGTGCAGGATCGGGCGATCAGAAGACATCGGACACCGCAGCGATGAAACGCGTCTCCCATGCTGCCATCGAATAGACCTCAGCGTCGCGCGTCGAACCGGCCGAGAGCGCAGCGCGCAACACCCGGTCCTCGACGATCCGCACGACCGCGTCCGCGATTGCCTGGGGATCGCGCGGCGGCAGCACGATCCCACTTTCCCCGTCGGTGAAATCGACCCCGCCCTCGCGCGTTGCGACGATCGGCAGGCCGCTCGCCATTGCCTCCAGCACGGTGCCGGCCGCGCCTTCCGCCAGCGAGGGGAAGAGGAAGAGATCGGCGCGCGCGAACTCGCGCATCAGATCGGTCTTGCCGAGATGGCCGAGGAGTTCGATGTTCGGCGCGGCCAGCTTCGCACGCATCACTGGGCTGCCGCTGCCGGCAAAGACGAAGCGGATGTGCGGATGGCTCGCGCGCAACATGTCCGCGGCGGCGCGGATATAGTGCACCCCCTTGCGCAAGTGAAGCGATCCGCAAAACAGCACGCGCCCCGGCTCCGGCGTGCCGACGCTCGCATGCAAACTGGCACCATATGGCACCAGTCGGCATTTGCGGGCGAACTGTGCGCCATAACTCGTGACGTCATCGATCACCGCCTGCGACGGGCAGAACAGTACGTCGGATTGTTCGAACATCGCCAGCGAATGCGTTTCGTAGCGGCGGGCCAAATCGGGTGCGGTCGCAGCTTCGCCCCAATCGGGAAACGCAGCGACCTCGCGGTCGACCGCGCGATAGGCACCGGGCACGATGAACACGTCGGAAATGATCGGCTTGCGCGGCGCGCGCGC
Above is a genomic segment from Sphingomonas sp. HMP6 containing:
- a CDS encoding glucose-1-phosphate cytidylyltransferase; this encodes MKVVILCGGKGTRLGEVTGNAVPKPMALVGGDPILLHIMRSYARHGFKEFVLCAGHLSWSIKSYFLNYHAQRCDVTVRLGEQPVTHYHPHQLDGDDWTVTIAETGAETATAGRLRRIARHLTPGEPFMLTYGDGVSDVDLTALAAFHRAHGKLVTMTGVIPPGRFGELQLEGNQVVDWAEKPNVTDRFINGGFMVMNPEFLDRFIADKDDDVMLEREPLIEATAAGELMLYRHDGFWQCMDTARDWTYLNDLWSAGKAPWAVG
- a CDS encoding glycosyltransferase family 4 protein; translation: MTRVAILFDNFGPYHIARMLGASARLDIVAVEATPGGTEYAWDKPAVPAPLHYLPLAGSGGLRDVIAELDAKLAPLEVDAIALPGWSSRAAFASLIWARERSIPAILMSETNAWDFARKPVAEWVKRRIVAHYSAGLVTSDSQARYLVDLGLDKAAIFRGYNAVDNAYFAQAAAATTMPGGLPEAIRGRYFLTSNRFIEKKNLARLLDAYAAFRRGRSDDPADWPLVLLGDGELRGALEAQRTALGLTAHVLMPGFRQIDELPQFYGTAGAFVHASTTEQWGLVVNEAMASGLPVAISKRCGCAEVLVEDGVTGLLFDPLDTAAITRALDRLTDRARATALAVAGCARVNAWGPERFGTGMAEAVHFGMAHLRRPTPIDRIVLAGMARR
- a CDS encoding glycosyltransferase family 4 protein, giving the protein MSSDRPILHIVPSEPWGGIQALVPMLAREQVAQGRRVTMLCLGRGERVRAIARDYGLGAVTRSIAGPIAPLRLLITLFGARGAIVHTHCEPIWAASLIALSGSQRWIAHAHVYCDDELTWKKRLSRRLQGWFAKRHIAISHSIGRALIATGTVRAETLDVVHNGVVIGPEAPPTNLRSAARFTVGFAGRVVAEKGIFDFLDLVELLAADERLVFAVYGDGVDLAEARTRAAARGIDHRIVFHGYVVDIAAAWDTLDIVAIFSHREPFGLVFLEAVQRGVPSISYANDSGGSEVAATLRSAYRVTPGDMTAAAAIIRDLATSRTAPTEALAQDRATIAARFDIATMARGVEAVYRRVEGTTAPETTLPR
- a CDS encoding glycosyltransferase family 4 protein, with translation MPRVMLVQPGARHNYALARFLNQHDMLQRLYTDFALGMGHPFRGLSHIPLPAGVKAKLNRRATDALPARLIRSGVNVALPGSGRRTLRQPSARDVAESDGFYLQYFAEGAELRARAPRKPIISDVFIVPGAYRAVDREVAAFPDWGEAATAPDLARRYETHSLAMFEQSDVLFCPSQAVIDDVTSYGAQFARKCRLVPYGASLHASVGTPEPGRVLFCGSLHLRKGVHYIRAAADMLRASHPHIRFVFAGSGSPVMRAKLAAPNIELLGHLGKTDLMREFARADLFLFPSLAEGAAGTVLEAMASGLPIVATREGGVDFTDGESGIVLPPRDPQAIADAVVRIVEDRVLRAALSAGSTRDAEVYSMAAWETRFIAAVSDVF